The following proteins are encoded in a genomic region of Corylus avellana chromosome ca4, CavTom2PMs-1.0:
- the LOC132178957 gene encoding pentatricopeptide repeat-containing protein At4g14050, mitochondrial translates to MLISHYLYQLQLCARRRIPLTAKNLHAQIIKTGLDQCVPLLNSLLDVYGKCCLVQDALHVFDEMPHRDQVSWASILTALNQANLPHLSLSMLPTMLRHDGLEPDHFVLATLVKACARLDAIRQGKQVHACFLLSQFRDDDVVKSSLIDMYVKCGLPDNARSVFDSISLKNSISWTAMISGYARSGRKLDAFELFKRAPVRNLFSWTALISGLVQSGSGADAFHLFIEMRREGVDIVDPLVLSSTIGASANLAVLELGKQIHGLVISLGYESCIFISNALVDMYAKCSDILAANKIFGSMQRRDVVSWTSIIVGVAQHGQAEEALALYDEMISAGVKPNEVTFVGLIYACSHVGLVSKGRHLFKTMIEDYGISPSLQHYTCFLDLLSRSGHLDEAENLIKAMPFKPDEPTWAALLSACKHHNNIEMGIRVADDLLSLKPEDPSTYILLSNIYAGAALWEKVSKVRKLMAVMEVKKQPGYSCIGFGKESQVFYAGETTHPMKDEIFGFLKELDSEMRRRGYVPDTSSVLHDMDQQDKERQLFWHSERLAVAYGLLKAVPGTVIRVVKNLRVCRDCHTVLKFISTIMKREIVVRDANRHHHFKGGKCSCNDFW, encoded by the coding sequence ATGCTTATCTCTCACTATCTCTACCAACTCCAACTTTGCGCCAGGCGCCGAATACCACTGACTGCCAAGAACCTCCATGCCCAAATCATCAAAACCGGCCTAGACCAATGTGTTCCTCTGCTCAACAGCCTCTTAGACGTGTATGGCAAATGTTGTCTCGTTCAGGACGCTCTTCACGTGTTCGACGAGATGCCACACAGAGATCAAGTCTCATGGGCCTCAATCCTCACTGCTCTCAACCAGGCCAACCTCCCCCACCTAAGTCTCTCCATGCTCCCTACCATGCTTAGGCATGATGGTTTAGAACCTGACCATTTTGTGCTGGCTACCCTTGTTAAGGCATGTGCGAGATTGGATGCTATTAGGCAAGGCAAGCAGGTGCATGCCTGCTTTCTGTTATCGCAGTTTCGAGATGACGATGTAGTTAAGTCATCGTTGATTGACATGTATGTAAAATGTGGATTACCTGATAATGCACGTTCGGTTTTTGATtcaatttctttgaaaaattcaatatctTGGACTGCCATGATTTCTGGGTATGCTCGAAGTGGGAGGAAATTGGATGCTTTTGAGCTGTTCAAGAGAGCACCAGTTAGGAATCTATTTTCTTGGACGGCTTTGATTTCTGGGTTGGTACAAAGTGGGAGTGGAGCTGAtgcatttcatttatttattgaaatgcGAAGAGAAGGGGTTGATATAGTGGACCCATTAGTTCTTTCAAGCACCATTGGTGCTAGCGCTAATCTAGCTGTGCTGGAGCTTGGGAAGCAGATTCATGGCCTAGTTATTTCTCTTGGTTATGAGTCTTGCATATTTATAAGTAATGCACTTGTAGATATGTATGCCAAATGTAGTGATATTCTGGCtgcaaacaaaatttttggtAGTATGCAACGAAGAGATGTAGTTTCTTGGACTTCAATAATCGTTGGGGTGGCTCAGCACGGGCAAGCAGAGGAGGCATTGGCTTTATATGATGAGATGATTTCAGCTGGAGTAAAGCCAAATGAAGTGACCTTTGTTGGATTGATTTATGCTTGTAGTCATGTTGGATTAGTTAGTAAAGGTCGTCATCTATTCAAAACCATGATTGAGGATTATGGAATTAGTCCTTCCCTGCAGCACTACACATGCTTCTTGGATCTTCTTAGTCGGTCTGGGCATCTTGATGAGGCTGAGAATCTCATCAAGGCAATGCCATTTAAGCCTGATGAACCCACTTGGGCGGCTTTACTAAGTGCCTGCAAGCATCATAATAATATTGAAATGGGAATCAGAGTTGCTGATGATCTATTGAGTTTAAAACCAGAAGATCCATCAACCTATATACTGTTGTCTAATATTTATGCTGGTGCTGCATTGTGGGAAAAGGTGTCAAAGGTGAGAAAGTTGATGGCAGTCATGGAAGTTAAGAAGCAACCGGGTTATAGTTGCATTGGATTTGGAAAGGAAAGCCAAGTGTTTTATGCTGGGGAGACCACTCATCCTATGAAGGATGAGATTTTTGGTTTTCTTAAGGAATTGGATAGCGAGATGAGGAGAAGAGGTTATGTTCCTGATACTAGTTCTGTTTTACATGACATGGATCAGCAAGACAAGGAAAGACAACTATTTTGGCATAGTGAGAGGTTAGCTGTGGCTTACGGGTTGCTTAAGGCTGTTCCTGGGACAGTCATTCGTGTAGTAAAAAATCTTCGCGTTTGTAGAGATTGTCACACCGTTTTGAAATTCATAAGCACCATCATGAAGAGGGAAATTGTTGTCCGAGATGCCAATAGACATCATCATTTTAAGGGCGGGAAGTGTTCGTGCAACGATTTTTGGTGA
- the LOC132179579 gene encoding pentatricopeptide repeat-containing protein At4g14050, mitochondrial-like has translation MLISYYLYQLQLCARRQIPLTAKKLHAQIIKTGLDQCDPLPNSLLDVYGKCCLVQDALHMFDEMPHRDHVSWASILTALNQANLPHLSLSMLPTMLRHDGLEPDHFVLATLAKACAGLDAVRPGKQVHARFLLSPFRDDDIVNSSLIDMYVKCGLPDNARAVFDSISMKNLVSWIAMISGYARSGRKLDAFELFKRVPVRNLFSWNALISGLAQSGSEVDAVHLFVEMRREGVDMVDPLVLSSTIGASANLAVLDLGKQIHGLAISLGYESCLFISNALVDMYAKCSDILAANEVFGSMQRRDVVSWTSIIVGVAQHGQAEEALALYDEMISAGVKPNEVTFVGLIYACSHVGLVSKGRHLFKSMIEDYGISPSLQHYTCFLDLLSRSGHLDEAESLINAMPLKPDEPTWAALLSACKHHNNIEMGIRVADHLLSLKPEDPSTCILLSNIYAGAALWEKVSKVRKLMAVMEVKKQPGYSCIGFGKES, from the coding sequence CAAAACCGGCCTAGACCAATGTGATCCTCTGCCCAACAGCCTCTTGGACGTGTATGGCAAATGTTGTCTCGTTCAGGACGCTCTTCACATGTTCGACGAGATGCCCCACAGAGATCATGTCTCATGGGCCTCAATCCTCACTGCTCTCAACCAGGCCAACCTCCCCCACCTAAGTCTCTCCATGCTCCCTACCATGCTAAGGCATGATGGTTTAGAACCTGACCATTTTGTGCTTGCTACCCTTGCTAAGGCATGTGCTGGACTGGATGCTGTTAGGCCAGGCAAGCAGGTGCATGCCCGCTTTCTGTTATCGCCGTTTCGAGATGACGATATAGTTAACTCGTCGTTGATTGACATGTATGTAAAATGTGGATTACCTGATAATGCACGCGCGGTTTTTGATTCAATTTCTATGAAAAATTTAGTTTCTTGGATTGCCATGATTTCTGGGTATGCCCGAAGTGGGAGGAAATTGGATGCTTTTGAGCTGTTCAAGAGGGTACCAGTTAGGAATCTGTTTTCTTGGAACGCTTTGATTTCTGGGTTGGCACAGAGTGGTAGTGAAGTTGATGCAGTTCATTTATTTGTTGAAATGCGAAGAGAAGGGGTTGATATGGTAGACCCATTAGTTCTTTCAAGCACCATTGGTGCTAGCGCTAATCTAGCTGTGCTGGACCTTGGGAAGCAGATTCATGGCCTAGCTATTTCTCTTGGTTATGAATCTTGCTTATTTATAAGCAATGCACTTGTAGATATGTATGCCAAATGTAGTGATATTCTGGCTGCAAACGAAGTTTTTGGTAGTATGCAACGAAGAGATGTAGTTTCTTGGACTTCAATAATCGTTGGGGTGGCTCAGCACGGGCAAGCAGAGGAGGCATTGGCTTTATATGATGAGATGATTTCAGCTGGAGTGAAGCCAAATGAAGTGACCTTTGTTGGATTGATTTATGCTTGTAGTCATGTTGGATTAGTTAGTAAAGGCCGTCATCTATTCAAATCCATGATTGAGGATTATGGAATTAGTCCTTCCCTGCAGCACTACACATGCTTCTTGGATCTTCTTAGTCGGTCTGGGCATCTTGATGAAGCTGAGAGTCTCATCAATGCAATGCCATTGAAGCCCGATGAACCCACTTGGGCGGCTTTACTAAGTGCCTGCAAGCACCATAATAATATTGAAATGGGAATCAGAGTTGCTGATCATCTATTGAGTTTAAAACCGGAAGATCCATCAACCTGTATACTGTTGTCTAATATTTATGCTGGTGCTGCATTGTGGGAAAAGGTGTCAAAGGTGAGAAAGTTGATGGCAGTCATGGAAGTTAAAAAGCAACCGGGTTATAGTTGCATTGGATTTGGAAAGGAAAGCTAA